The Helianthus annuus cultivar XRQ/B chromosome 16, HanXRQr2.0-SUNRISE, whole genome shotgun sequence genome includes a window with the following:
- the LOC110872598 gene encoding testis-expressed protein 2 encodes MVAVALFVGFVVGALVVVVVEVVAVLFLIWKLGEKEEVRVVNSLKDDDQLQFPFPNKQGWIWILEKEKIPKTSQSTDKTLRQQKRKIEAFDVTPVKKHATIKDKSLMITEPDGTLTKVYLSGCIVEAVSAANLASRKWAKKYPVKVENKSSDIYHGSKLFYLYFETSCEKESWCKVLRLASCEDKEKLIWFYKSRAEFHNYLASLNVEYPSFLKPSTGINPEIGDRSVKVDGSSSKVRHFLKKLTKKTSKTAKEDKKSSENSVGGSSKLTQTEKKSNEGVEEKIIQAMIPKSVPSGSRNLGSQNSDTDSNDKMCRDDGTLCCNLLISRLFFDAKSSVDLRNLMQAHIQRMLSIARTPSFVGEIICTDVNPGVIPPYIHGMRVVPSDLKEVVAMELDIEYYGGAVLDIETRIEMQELENSDSKSVDDVTTDLLEGFEHYEEQIKLNEQTNQAVELKDDERHKLEETKSFKGNEQTASTSTLPKWKSVINSVAKQVSQVPLSLAIRVTTLRGTLKVYIKPPPSDQIWFGFTSMPDIDFSLESAVGDHKITSGHIALFIINKFKGAIRETMVLPNCESATVHFMLAEKNDWIPQQSAPFIWANPELNPEPPTEPTISHEVPCPQPPDEIHPQDVSSTTETTHNQTSSDDDEKPTENDEKTPLLESTEQNAAVVEENVGFPSSQPPSPPQAAVAEENKETADENKLKRSGTRAKMLGFRKKMGEKLEEKRRNIEEKGRHMVEKMRGPG; translated from the exons ATGGTGGCTGTTGCATTGTTTGTAGGGTTTGTTGTTGGGGCattggtggttgttgttgttgaagtTGTTGCTGTCTTGTTTCTTATTTGGAAATTGGGGGAAAAAGAAGAGGTTAGGGTTGTCAATTCTCTAAAAGATGATGATCAACTCCAATTTCCCTTTCCTAATAAACAG GGATGGATTTGgattttagaaaaagaaaagatCCCAAAGACTTCACAATCCACCGATAAAACTTTACGCCAACAAAAACGTAAAATTGAGGCCTTTGACGTTACACCTGTGAAGAAGCATGCAACCATCAAGGATAAATCACTCATGATCACAGAACCAGATGGGACCCTCACAAAAGTTTATCTATCAGGCTGTATTGTAGAAGCCGTTTCTGCTGCAAATCTAGCCTCCAGAAAATG GGCCAAAAAATATCCTGTGAAAGTGGAGAACAAATCATCAGATATATATCATGGAAGCAAGTTATTCTACTTGTATTTCGAGACATCATGTGAAAAAGAATCGTGGTGTAAAGTTCTACGTCTTGCTTCTTGTGAAGATAAAGAGAAACTTATATGGTTTTACAAATCACGCGCAGAATTTCATAACTATCTGGCATCATTAAATGTAGAATATCCTTCATTTTTAAAACCATCTACAGGTATTAATCCAGAAATAGGGGATAGATCGGTTAAAGTAGATGGTTCATCTTCAAAAGTTCGCCATTTTTTGAAAAAACTTACAAAAAAAACTTCTAAAACTGCCAAAGAAGATAAAAAGAGCAGTGAAAATTCGGTCGGCGGGTCTTCGAAGCTTACTCAAACGGAAAAAAAATCTAATGAAGGTGTTGAAGAGAAGATTATCCAAGCGATGATACCAAAATCGGTTCCGTCTGGAAGCAGAAATTTAGGGTCCCAAAATTCGGATACGGATTCTAATGATAAAATGTGTAGGGACGACGGAACTTTATGCTGCAATTTGTTGATATCGCGGTTGTTTTTTGATGCGAAAAGCAGTGTGGATTTGAGGAATTTGATGCAAGCACATATTCAG AGAATGTTATCCATCGCAAGGACTCCGAGTTTCGTAGGCGAAATAATTTGCACAGACGTAAATCCAGGGGTTATTCCACCATATATTCATGGTATGAGGGTTGTACCATCAGATCTGAAAGAAGTGGTTGCAATGGAACTCGATATCGAATATTACGGTGGGGCCGTGTTAGATATTGAAACAAGGATTGAAATGCAGGAGCTTGAAAATTCAGATTCCAAATCTGTTGATGATGTCACCACTGATCTTCTAGAAGGTTTTGAGCATTATGAAGAACAGATTAAGCTTAATGAACAAACTAATCAAGCCGTGGAGCTTAAGGATGATGAAAGACACAAATTGG AGGAGACCAAAAGTTTTAAGGGCAATGAACAAACAGCATCTACTTCTACTCTACCAAAGTGGAAATCTGTAATAAATTCTGTCGCAAAACAAGTCTCTCAG GTGCCGCTTTCACTGGCAATTAGGGTAACAACTCTTAGAGGAACGCTTAAAGTATACATAAAACCTCCACCTTCTGATCAAATCTGGTTCGGTTTCACATCAATGCCGGATATAGATTTTAGTTTGGAATCTGCCGTCGGTGATCACAAGATAACCAGTGGACATATTGCATTGTTCATAATCAATAAATTTAAG GGAGCCATTCGTGAAACCATGGTTCTCCCCAACTGCGAAAGTGCAACAGTTCATTTCATGTTAGCCGAAAAGAATGATTGGATCCCACAACAATCTGCACCATTTATCTGGGCCAACCCGGAACTCAACCCCGAGCCCCCCACAGAACCAACAATCTCACACGAGGTCCCCTGTCCCCAACCTCCTGACGAAATTCATCCACAAGACGTCAGTAGTACAACAGAAACCACACACAATCAAAcatcatcagatgatgatgaaAAACCGACTGAAAATGATGAGAAAACGCCGTTGTTAGAAAGCACGGAACAAAATGCGGCAGTAGTGGAAGAAAACGTTGGGTTTCCGAGTTCGCAACCTCCGTCACCGCCTCAGGCGGCGGTGGCGGAAGAGAATAAGGAGACGGCGGATGAGAATAAGTTGAAGAGATCGGGAACGAGGGCGAAGATGTTAGGGTTTCGGAAGAAAATGGGGGAGAAACTCGAAGAAAAGAGACGGAATATTGAAGAGAAAGGGAGACATATGGTTGAGAAGATGCGGGGACCGGGATGA